CGGAGCCGCTAGACGAAGGCGATCTCCTCGCGACCGCCGACTACGGCGGCGAGTTCTGCGCCGCCGCCGGACGCGACAACCTCGTTGCCACCCAGTTCCACCCCGAGAAGTCCAGCCGCGCCGGGCTTACGCTGTACGCGAACTTCCTCGCCTGGGCAGAGAAGACAGGATAGATAGGATGAGCAGATGATACCGGTGGAGTTCACGGTCTTCCCGGCGATAGACCTGCGTGGCGGCAGGTGCGTCCGGCTCAAGCAGGGCGACTTCGACCGCTCCAAGGAGTACGACGCAGATCCCGTGAGCCGTGCCCGGGAGTGGGAGCGTCAGGGGGCGCGGGCGATTCACGTCGTCGACCTGGACGGCGCGAAGAGCGGCTCTCCGGTCCAGCTGGATCTCATAAAGGAGATGGCCCGAGCGGTAGACGTGCCGCTCCAGGCCGGCGGCGGCGTCCGCACCCTGGAGGACGCGCGCCGGCTCCGGGATTCCGGGGCGGCCCGCATGGTCATGGGCACCGCCGCCGTGGACGACAGAGACTTGCGGCTGCGAGCCGTGGAGGAGCTTGGCGTGGCGCTGGTCGTGGCCGTTGATGCCCGTGGCGGCGTGGTCGCAACCCACGGCTGGCAGCGCGAGAGCGGAATAGAGGTCCTGGAGCTCGCCGAAGAGCTAGACGCCGACGGCGTGGCCTCCGTCCTGTACACCGACGTATCCCGCGACGGCATGGACGCCGGGGCCGCCCTCGAAGAGACCGCCGCCGTCGCCGAGAGGATAGCCACCATAGCCAGCGGCGGCGTACGTGGCGCCTCGGACATCTCCGCCCTCGCAAAGCTCCCCGGTGTAACGGGAGCGATAGTTGGCACGGCTCTCTACGAGGGTGCCGTCACGCTGGAGGAGCTACTCGAGGCCGCGAGCAAGGGCTGAGGACCCCCCGGGTAGCCCGCGCGGAGAGCAAAACCGGTAATTCAGCCAGGTTTCACGGTAGCGCCAGGGGTCTAGAGGGCGTGTTTGCAGAACGCGGGCGGATTAGCCGTCGCCTACCGTCGCCTACCGTCGCCTGCTCTGCGACCGTGCTTTAGACTGGAGCTGTTTTGTACGGGCCGGGTGCTTTGGTTACGAGCTTCACGGGATTGCGGTGGCGGCTGGTGCTGGCCGCCAGCCTGGCCGTTGCGGTGCTCGGCTGGGTTATCGGGTACCTCTCGGTCTTCGTCTTCGTCGCCTCCATGGGAATCCTGAGCCGCAGGGAGGTCTCGGATGCCGAGATACAAGCCTTCGGCGACGTCATGGTCTACGGCGGGCCGATCTTGCACCTGGGCCTCGTCCTCGTGGCGGCGCGTTGGCTCTCGCTGAAGGTCGGCGAGCGGTTCCTGATGTATGGGGTCTGCATCGGGCTCCTCTCGACCATGCTGCATCAGGTCATGGGGCTGAACTGGGCGCCGTTCACGGTAGAGCAAGCTGCCCGGTATCTGGCTCTGGCCCTGGTGGGCGGCCTGCTCGGCGGCCTCTGGGGCAGGGCGACGTGGGAGCGCCGGGAAGCACTCTACAATACGAGCCTCCGGCTCGGTTCCGCTGCGGACGCCGGGGACACGGTCGCGGCTATAGGCGAGAGCCTGGCCGGGCCAGATGTCGGCGGCGTCATCCTTCTGAGGGCGGTAGTCCGCCCCGGAGAGAGCTCCCCGGAAAAGCTGGAACCCCTGGCCCACTGGCCCGCGGAAAACGGTCCGGGTCTGCCGCTGGAGGCCCTCGTGGACGGGGGTGTGATCCGGGCCGCCGGGCTCTCTGGGGGGACGGCCTCCCCGGTGTTGCTCCGTTCCGGCGAGATGCCGGAAGATTGGAAAGAGGCCCGGAAGAGCCGTAATGTGGGCTCCGTACTCCTGCTCCCGCTCCACTATCCCGGGGCGGCTGAATCCGCACCGGAGAGGCGGGTAAGCGCGCTCGCGGTTACTTTCCGCCGGAAGCTGTGGAGGCCTTCGAGGGGCGTCGTGCGCGACTACCAGACCATAGCAGTCCAGGTGACGCTCGCCCTGGAGAACATGCGGCTCCTCGAAGAGGCCCGCAGAGCAGGCCGGGAGGCCGGCGTCCTCGTCGAGCGCCAGCGGCTGGCGCACGAGATCCACGACACCCTGGCCCAGGGCTTCAATAGCATAGTCATAAAGCTCGAAACGATGGAGCGGAGGCTGCCCCCGGCTGCGGCGGCCGCGCGTACGGACCTTGACTCGGCCCGCGCCACCGCCCGCGAGAGCCTCGCGGAGGCGCGGAGGCTAATATGGGCCCTGCGCCCCGAAGCACTCGACCGGCACTCGCTGCCCGAGGCCCTGCAGACGCTCGCCGAACGGTGGTCCGGTGAGAACGACGCTCGCGCGGGAGTAAGCGTGTCCGGCACGCCCCGGCAACTGCCGACGGAGGTAGAGACCGCGCTGCTCAGGACCGCCCAGGAGACGCTCTCGAACGCCCGCAAGCACGCCCGTGCCAGCCGGGTAATGCTGACGCTATCGTACATGAAGGGCCTGGTCGTGCTCGACGCCTGGGACGACGGCGTCGGCTTCGACCCCGGCGGAGTGTCCAGGGAAGCCATGCCCCACGACACCGGAGGCTTCGGGTTGCGGGCGATGCGGGAGAGGATCTCACAGCTCGGCGGCTCGGTCACGGTCGAGAGTGAGCCCGGAGAGGGGACCTCTCTGGCGGTAGAGCTGCCGGTCGCGGAGGGCGCGGAGAAACAGGGAGATGAAAGTCCCGCAGAGCCCGAGCCCCCCGGAGTGGAACTGCAGCCCGCCGGGGAGACCGCGAGGAGGGCCCGCTGACCCCATGAGCATCCGCATACTCATCTGCGACGATCACATGGTAGTTCGCGCCGGCCTGCGGGGGCTCGTCTCCGAGGAGCCTGGTATGGAGGTGGTCGGAGAGGCGGCCGACGGAGAGGAGGCGGTCGCTCTCGCCGGGAGACTAAAGCCCGACGTGGTCCTCATGGACCTGCGAATGCCGCACATGGACGGCGTTACGGCGATCTCCCGCATCAAGGCCGACTACCCCAGTATACACGCGATAGTCCTTACCACCTACGAGAGCGACGCCGACATAGTAAAGGCCATAGATAGAGGGGCGACCGGATATCTGCTCAAGAACGCCCCGAGCGAGGAGCTCTTTGGGGCCATTCGCGCCGCCGCCGAGGGCAAGCCGCTCCTTTCCCCGGCCGTCACGGCACGCCTCATGAACCGAGTGCGG
Above is a genomic segment from Rubrobacter aplysinae containing:
- the hisA gene encoding 1-(5-phosphoribosyl)-5-[(5-phosphoribosylamino)methylideneamino]imidazole-4-carboxamide isomerase, translated to MIPVEFTVFPAIDLRGGRCVRLKQGDFDRSKEYDADPVSRAREWERQGARAIHVVDLDGAKSGSPVQLDLIKEMARAVDVPLQAGGGVRTLEDARRLRDSGAARMVMGTAAVDDRDLRLRAVEELGVALVVAVDARGGVVATHGWQRESGIEVLELAEELDADGVASVLYTDVSRDGMDAGAALEETAAVAERIATIASGGVRGASDISALAKLPGVTGAIVGTALYEGAVTLEELLEAASKG
- a CDS encoding sensor histidine kinase; amino-acid sequence: MYGPGALVTSFTGLRWRLVLAASLAVAVLGWVIGYLSVFVFVASMGILSRREVSDAEIQAFGDVMVYGGPILHLGLVLVAARWLSLKVGERFLMYGVCIGLLSTMLHQVMGLNWAPFTVEQAARYLALALVGGLLGGLWGRATWERREALYNTSLRLGSAADAGDTVAAIGESLAGPDVGGVILLRAVVRPGESSPEKLEPLAHWPAENGPGLPLEALVDGGVIRAAGLSGGTASPVLLRSGEMPEDWKEARKSRNVGSVLLLPLHYPGAAESAPERRVSALAVTFRRKLWRPSRGVVRDYQTIAVQVTLALENMRLLEEARRAGREAGVLVERQRLAHEIHDTLAQGFNSIVIKLETMERRLPPAAAAARTDLDSARATARESLAEARRLIWALRPEALDRHSLPEALQTLAERWSGENDARAGVSVSGTPRQLPTEVETALLRTAQETLSNARKHARASRVMLTLSYMKGLVVLDAWDDGVGFDPGGVSREAMPHDTGGFGLRAMRERISQLGGSVTVESEPGEGTSLAVELPVAEGAEKQGDESPAEPEPPGVELQPAGETARRAR
- a CDS encoding response regulator; this translates as MSIRILICDDHMVVRAGLRGLVSEEPGMEVVGEAADGEEAVALAGRLKPDVVLMDLRMPHMDGVTAISRIKADYPSIHAIVLTTYESDADIVKAIDRGATGYLLKNAPSEELFGAIRAAAEGKPLLSPAVTARLMNRVRGPAEEALSTREIEVLELVARGTSNKEIAKELWITETTVKTHMAHIFEKLGVTDRTAAVTVALRRQILRLDE